In the genome of Nocardioides sp. NBC_00368, the window CCGGTGATCAAGCAGAAGCTCTCGCTGCGCGCCTCGGTCACCGGCGAGATCGTCCTGGACTCGGTCCGGCTGCCGGCCTCCGCCGCCTTCCCCGAGGTCAGGGGTCTGAAGGGCCCGCTGTCCTGCCTCAACGAGGCTCGCTTCGGCATCGTCTTCGGCGCCGTCGGGGCAGCCCGTGACTGCCTCGAGGCCGCCATCGCGTACGCCGCCTCCCGGGAGATCTACGACAAGCCCCTCGCGGGCTACCAGATCACCCAGACCAAGCTCGCCGACATGACCCTGGAGCTCGGCAAGTCGATGCTCCTGGCGTTGCACCTGGGGCGCCTGAAGGACGAAGGCACCCTCCGCTCCGAGCAGATCTCGCTGGGCAAGCTCAACAACGTCCGCGAGGCCATCGCCATCGCCCGCGAGTGCCGCACCATCCTCGCCGCCGCCGGGGTTACGCTCGAGTACCCGATCCTGCGCCACGCCAACAACCTCGAGTCGGTCCTGACGTACGAGGGCACCAGCGAGGTCCACCAGCTGATCATCGGGCAGGCGCTGACGGGGGAGTCCGCCTTCCGCTGACCCGGGCTCACGCGAGGCGCCTCAGTCAGGTCGCGCAGGTGGGCTGTTCGGTGAAGAAGCTGGTGCCCCGGCGAGCATGAAGCCCAGGGTGAGGTGGGTGGTCGCGGTCGAGGTGGAGGCACGGGCATGACCCCACTTGTCGAAGAGGTGAGCCCGCCCGTCGGGTACGCCCTGCGCTGTGCGGTGGAAAAGCTCCGGGCTGTAGAAGGCGTCGCTGCGGCCGCCGACTACCAGTGTGGGGGCCGTGATCTGCGACAGGTCGGCCTCGACGTCGAAGGCGTCCTCGGCATCGAGGGTGACGAGCAGGTCGGTCGGGTCGGCGGGGACCATCGGGCGGGCCGCCCAGCGCACGAGCGGGCCTGTCGGACGCCTCAGTGGCCGCGGAAGCATGCCCGTCATCATGGATGCCCACGCCGCGCGTGGCTCTCCGGCCCTGATCAGGCGTGCCATCTCTGCCTGCATCGCATGCCCGCGTGACCCCAGTCGGCACGCCGATGAGACCACTACGAGTCGGCGAACGAGGTCCGGCCGGTCGACGGCGAGCTGGAGCGCGACCGACCCGCCGGTGCTGGTGCCGTGCAGGAACACCGGCTCGCTGAGGTCGTGCGCGATCGCGTCGGCCAGATGGCCTGCGATGTCGGACATCGACTGTCCTGGTCGCAGTCCTCGCCTGCGATTGACGACAAGCACGGTGAAGTCCTGGGCGAACGGGGTCGCGAAGGCTAGCGCCATCCGACGCTGCAGACCCGTGGGCACATCGTGCTCGGGGGTCAGACCCAGCACCGACACCAGCGGCGGTCCGTGGCCGATCCTCAGGTAGGGGATGTCGCCGTGGAGGAACCCGACCGACTCTCGTTCCTGCATCTCACACCTCGCCTTCGCGGGCGCCCTCTCGATCGACTGTCAGCGCACCGGCCAGGGTGAGCACCAGTCCGCCGAAGGCGACCGGAGGCAGCAGTGCGGGCAGCCAGGTCGAGTCGACGCCGGCCAGCCACTGCAGCAGCACGACGCCGAGAAGGAGTGCCAGGAAGCTGCTCACGGTGAGCAGCAGTAGGGAGCGCCACGCAGAAGCCAGCGCGTGGCGAACACGGCCGGGCTTCCTGGGCCGGGTCCTCGGGTCTGCGCGGAGCAGACCGATGGCCAGCACGAGGCCGACCAGTGGCGGTCCGAACCCACCGCCCACCACCAGCAGCAGAACGGAGAGGCCGAGCAGCCCCCAGCCGTCCCGGCGGTGAGGCCGGGCCCGTACCGCCCACCATCCCAGGGCAAGGGCGGTCACGACGCTGACCACACCGGCGATGCGCAGGTCGGGGATCAGGGTCATGGCCGGCTCACCGTCCAACGGCTCGAAGGCTGCCACGTCCGGCCACGACTCGATCACCAGCCCATCGGCCGTCGAGGCGTCCTGGAGGAGCTCGCCCACCCCGTGCTCGATCCCCGCCAGCGATGCCACCAGCCCGATGGTTGCGACGACGACGCGGACCGCCGAGGACGACGCTGTCTCGCGATCGAGAAGGGCGGGCTCGGTCCGGCTCATGGCGTCGCGTCACCTCCAGGGTTCAGGATCCGACAGCCACAGCCTCGGTGCCGCCCGGCAACCCGAGGAAGGGGCAGAGGACCCGGGATGCCGGGACATGGTGCCTTCCCTTGCGGGTTCGGGGTCGAGGACGCGAGGCCGGGCGGGCTCAGACGAGGGCGGCGGCGAGCAGGGTGAAGGCGGCGATGA includes:
- a CDS encoding alpha/beta fold hydrolase; this translates as MQERESVGFLHGDIPYLRIGHGPPLVSVLGLTPEHDVPTGLQRRMALAFATPFAQDFTVLVVNRRRGLRPGQSMSDIAGHLADAIAHDLSEPVFLHGTSTGGSVALQLAVDRPDLVRRLVVVSSACRLGSRGHAMQAEMARLIRAGEPRAAWASMMTGMLPRPLRRPTGPLVRWAARPMVPADPTDLLVTLDAEDAFDVEADLSQITAPTLVVGGRSDAFYSPELFHRTAQGVPDGRAHLFDKWGHARASTSTATTHLTLGFMLAGAPASSPNSPPARPD